The DNA segment AGGCCGATATGCTTGAGGTGACCCTTCTTCACCATCTCGGCCATCGCACCGACGGTCTCTTCGATCGGCACGTCGGGATCGAGTCGCGCCGGCCGGTAGATGTCGATCGCCTCGACGCCGAGACGTTGCAGCGAATAAGCGAGAAAATTCTTCACCGCCGCAGGACGACTGTCATAGCCGTTCCAGTTCCTTTCGACCTCGCGCAGCGCGCCGAACTTGACCGAAATCTGCACCTTGTCGTGTTTGCGCGAGGACAGCGCCTCCCGGATCAGCATTTCGTTGTGGCCCATGCCGTAGAAATCGCCGGTGTCGAGCAGGGTGATGCCGGCGTCCAGCGCCGCATGGATGGTGGCGATGCTCTCGCTGCGATCGGCCGGGCCGTAAAAATCCGACATGCCCATGGTGCCGAGGCCGATGGCGGAGGTGGTGGGGCCGGATTTGCCGAGCTTGCGGTGTTCCATCGAGGTTCTCCCGGGATAGCGTGCGGAAAATTCCGCGCCGTTGAAGATGCCCCGATATGACCCGTTCCCATTGAATCGATAAGGTAGACAGTTATGAATAGATTGTTCAATATATCGAACAATGAGCGACCTCGACCTCCGCGATCTCGATGCTTTCGTGGCGATTGCCCGGACCAGGAACTTTCGCCGGGCGGCCCTGCACCAGGATGTCTCGGTTTCCAGCCTGAGCCAGCGGCTGCGTGGCCTCGAAGAGCGGCTCGGCGTGCGGCTTTTCAATCGCACCACCCGCAGCGTCGCGCTGACCGAAGCCGGCGAACTGCTGCTGTCGCGGATCGGGCCGGCGATGCACGCCGTCAATGGCGCGTTCGACGAGGTGAGGGGGCTGCGCGGCGTGCCGTCGGGGCGCTTGCGCATCAACGCGCCGCCGCCCGCGATCGATCTGGTGCTGGCGCCGATGGTCGCGCCGTTTCTCGCTGCCTTTCCGAAAGTAGATCTCGAGGTTATCGGCCAAAGCTCGTTCGTCGATATCGTTGCCGAGGGTTACGACGCCGGGGTGCGCTATGGCGAACATCTGGCCCAGGACATGATCGCGGTCGCACTCGGTTCGCCGCAGCGTTACGCGGTCGTGGCTTCGCCAGACTATATTGCCAGGCACGGCCGGCCGAAGCATCCGAAGGACGTGCTCGAGCACCCCTGCATTCGCGTCCGCTTCGGCAGAGGCACGATGCTGGACTGGGAGTTCGAGAAGGCCGGCCGGGCGGTGAACGTATCGCCGCCGGCCAAATTGATCGTCAACTATCCAGGCGCCGCATACCGCGCCGCCCGCGACGGGTTCGGCTTCTGGCTCACTTTCGAAGGTTACGTGCGTGAAGACATCAAGGCCGGCTCGCTGGTCAGCGTGCTGGACGACTGGTGCGCGCCGTTTCCCGGGCCGTTCCTGTACTACCCGAGCCGCCGCCAGATCCCGCCAGCGCTTGCGGCCTTCATCGCGTTTGTCGGCGAATGGCGCAAGCGCGAGCGCAAGACCTCCGCTGTCGTCCCGGACAAGCGAAGGTCGCCATAGTTCGTCATTGCGAGCGTAAGCGAAGCAATCCAGTCCTTGCCGTAGAAACGATTCTGGATTGCTTCGTCGCTTTGCTCCTCGCAATGACGGGCGGCGGGAGCCGCGCGATCAGAGCATGCTTGGCAGCACGCGATCCGGCGGCTTGTGATTGTCGAGGAAGGTTCTGATGTTGATGATCACCTTCTCGCCCATCTCGACGCGGCCCTCGATGGTGGCCGAGCCCATATGCGGCAGCAGCGTCACCTTGCCGGCCTTGGCCAGCCGCACCAGCTTCGGGCTGACCGCGGGTTCGTGCTCGAACACGTCGAGGCCTGCGCCGGCGATCTCGCCGCTTTCGATCAGTTTGGTCAGCGTTTCCTCGTCGATCACCTCGCCGCGCGCGGTATTGACGATATAGGCGTCCTTGCGGATCAGTTTTAGGCGCCGCGCCGACAGCAGATGGAAGGTCGCCGGCGTGTGCGGACAATTCACCGAGATGATGTCCATCCGCGCCAGCATCTGGTCGAGGCTTTCCCAGTAGGTCGCGCCGAGCTCTTCGGCAATGTGCGGCGCCACGGGCCTTCGGTTGTGATAGTGGATTTGAAGGCCGAACGCGTGCGCGCGTCGCGCGACCGCCTGCCCGATCCGGCCCATGCCGACGATGCCGAGGCGCTTTCCGCCGAGGCGATGGCCGAGCATCCAGGTCGGCGACCAGCCCGCCCAGTTCTTGCCGTCGGTCAGAACCGAGGCGCCCTCGATCAGCCGGCGCGGCACCGCCAGGATCAGCGCCATGGTCATGTCGGCGGTATCCTCGGTCAGAACCTTCGGCGTATTGGTCACGGTGATGCCGCGCGCATGCGCAGCCGTAACGTCGATATTGTCGACGCCGTTGCCGAAATTGGCAATCAGCTTCAGCTTGCTATCGGCCTGCTTGATCACCTCTTCGTTGATCTGGTCGGTGACCGTCGGCACCAGAATATCGGCGGTCCGGACAGCTTCGATCAGCTGGTCCTGCGTCAGCGGTGTGTCGTCGAGATTGAGCCGGGCATCGAACAGCTCGCGCATCCGGGTCTCGATCGAGTCCGGCAGCTTTCGGGTGACGACGACGAGAGGCTTCTTCTTAACCGACATGTCCTGCCCTCATGAGGTTGTTCAGACCTCATTAACCCGGGTGTTCGACACTGCGATGCCGCGTGGTCCGGGCGTTTCCGCTGACGACCCGACGTCGCCGTCGGGTTTTCGCGGGACTTTTTCGGGGTCTTTCGTTCTGGCTTTCCGTCCTCTCTAGCAGAAGGCCGGGCCAAAACAAGAACCCGGGAGGGAACCGGGCTCAAGCCGAGGGCAATCGGCCGGCAGGGGTTTGGGGTCTTACAGGTGCAGGTGTCGCAGCTCGAAGAATTTTGAGCTGATCTCGGCGGGAGACGCGTTGATGGCGTGGGGGCGTTTGTGTTTGGCGGTGCTTGCAGCCGGGCTGTCGGGTGTACCGTCGATGGCTGTCGCAGCGGCGAGGGACACCGCGATGACGACCAGCGGCCTGCCCGTTCCGCGTTATGTCAGCCTCAAATCAGATCATGTGAACGTTCGCGCAGGTCCCACCAAGGACAACGACGTGGCCTGGGTCTATACGCGCTCCGGCCTACCGGTGGAGATCACCGCCGAATTCGAGAACTGGCGCCGGGTACGCGATTCCGAAGGCGCCGAAGGTTGGGTCTATCACTCGCTGTTGTCCGGCCGCCGCACCGCGGTCATCACCATGAAGAACAAGGACGACCTCGCCGCGCTCTATGAACGGGCCGATGCGTCAAGCGCCATCAACGCCCGCCTCCAGGCCGGTGTCGTCGCGCAGGTCAAACACTGTGCCGCCGGCTGGTGCCACGTTGTGGGCAATGGATTTGACGGCTGGATCGAGCAGCAGCGACTCTGGGGCGTCTACGCCGACGAGAAGGTGGACTGAGTTTCGCGGCTGCTCCCGGGACAGATTTCGTCATGGCCGGGCTTGTCCCGGCCATCCACGTTTTGACGCGAAGGAAGAAAGGCGTGGATGCCCGCGACAAGCGCGGGCATGACGGCTGAATTTGCCGGGTAGGGGAAAGTAGCTCAGCGCTTCTTGCGCAGGCGGACGACCATGTCGATCCGCGCGATCTCGTAGCCCTCGGGCACCTCGGGCATTTTCTGCAGCACCAGATGCGGGTCCTCGATATCGACCAGCTCGTGGTTGTTCTCGAGATAGAAATGATGGTGCGCCGACACGTTGGTATCGAAATAGGTCTTGGTGCCGTCGACGCTGACCTGGCGCAGCAGGCCCGCGTCGGTCAATTGATTGAGAGTGTTGTAGACGGTGGCCAGCGACACCGGGACTTTGGCCAGCGTCGCCTCTTCGTAGAGCATTTCAGCGGTGAGGTGCCGCGCGCCCTTGCCGAACAGGAGCCAACCCAACGCCATGCGCTGGCGGGTCGGCCGCAGGCCGGCCGCTTGCAGCATTTCGTTGACGTCGTGCCATGGGCAGCCGGTCAAAGCTGGTTCACGGCCGGTCACGCCAGGCTCGGAACCCACTATTTCGTCGTTCAAAGCAGCACCGTTGTCGCTCATTTCCACGTCAGACTCTGCAAACAACCTCGATATTCCAAGGGAATATAGGGAGGATCGGCATTAGATGCAAGTTTTTCGCAACTAGAACGCCCCCAAAGCATGAAGAGTTAAGCCTGCGGCGGGCAGGAAGCGGCTAATTGCCCGCTAGTGTCCCGATTCCGAAGTTCGTATGATCTTGCGGACCCACGTTTACGAACTTCGGAATCGAAAGGACACTAGCCAAGTTATTAATCTAGTGTGGCTTTTTGGTTCAGAAGTCCGCATGGAGAACGCGCGGCAATGGTGATGCGAACTTCTGAACCCGCCACACCGGTCCGCTTTGCCACCTCCATCCCCTGTGATAGAGAGCGCGAACCTCGGTTGACCCCGGATAGTTATAGGAAAAGCCCGCTGCCGCAGGGTTCCCGACCTGCGCAGTTAAGGGCCAGATTGGCCTAACGGACGTCGGATTCCGCCATCGCGGACCGTGCGCCCCGGATGCCTCCATCGGGATTTTTGACAAGGCTGGCACCATGCTGGATCGGCGCAGCGGTTATGAATATGAGGATCTGCTGGCATGTGCCCGCGGTGAGCTGTTTGGTCCCGGCAATGCCCAGTTGCCGCTGCCGCCGATGCTGATGTTCGACCGCATCACCGACATCAGCGAGACCGGCGGGGAATTCGGCAAGGGACTGATCCGCGCCGAGCTCGACGTCAAATCCGACCTCTGGTTTTTCGGCTGCCATTTCAAGAATGATCCGGTCATGCCGGGCTGCCTTGGCTTGGATGCGATGTGGCAGATGGTTGGCTTCTACCTCGGCTGGGTCGGCGGCGAGGGCCGCGGCCGAGCGCTGGGTCTTGGCGAACTGAAGCTGGCTGGCCAGGTGCTGCCGAATGTCCGGAAGGTTGTGTACAATATCGACATCAAGCGCGTGATGCGGATGAAGCTCTGGCTTGGCATTGCGGACGGCTGGCTTTCCATGGATGACGAGATTATCTATCGCGCCAAGGACCTGAAGGTCGGCCTGTTCAAGCAGGACGCCGCATTGCAGCAGACGGTGTGAACTTTTCACGGGCTTGAAGCGACTCTGGTTAGTCACGAGCGTTACGAAACGAAAGAAGAGAAAGATAAGGTGAGGCGATCATGAGGCGGGTTGTGATCACGGGGATGGGCATCGTCTCGTCGATCGGAAACAACACCCAGGAAGTGCTGTCGAGCCTGCACGAGGCCCGCTCGGGAATCTCGCGCGCGGAGAAATACGCCGAGATGGGCTTCCGCTCGCAGGTGCAGGGTGCGCCGACGCTCGATCCGGCCGGCGTGATCGATCGGCGCGCGATGCGTTTTCTCGCCGAGGGTGCTGCCTGGAATCACGTTGCGATGGAGCAGGCGATCCAGGACGCAGGCCTCGAACCTTCCGACGTCTCCAATATTCGCACCGGCATCATCATGGGCTCGGGCGGTCCTTCGGCGCGCACGATCGTGGAAGCGGCCGACACCACCCGAACCAAGGGGCCCAAGCGCGTCGGTCCGTTCGCGGTGCCGAAGGCGATGTCCTCGACCGCGTCCGCAACCCTTGCTACCTGGTTCAAGATCAAGGGCGTCAACTATTCGATCTCGTCGGCCTGTGCGACCTCCAATCACTGTATCGGCAACGCCTACGAGACCATCCAGATCGGCAAGCAGGATGTGATCTTCGCCGGCGGCTGCGAAGAGCTCGACTGGAGCCTGTCAGTGCTGTTCGATGCGATGGGCGCGATGTCGTCGAAATACAACGATACCCCTTCGACCGCCTCGCGGCCCTACGACGTCAGCCGCGACGGCTTCGTCATCGCCGGCGGCGCCGGCGTGGTGGTGCTGGAAGAGCTCGAGCATGCCAAGGCGCGCGGTGCGCGTATCTACGGAGAAATCGTCGGCTATGGCGCCACGTCGGACGGCTACGACATGGTCGCACCATCGGGGGAAGGCGCCGAGCGCTGCATGCGGATGGCGATGTCCACGGTCGACACCAAGATCGACTACATCAATCCCCACGCCACTTCGACGCCAGCGGGCGACCCTCCGGAGATCGAGGCAATCCGCAGGGTATTCGGCACCGGCGACAAGTGTCCGCCGATTTCCGCCACCAAGGCGCTCACCGGTCATTCGCTGGGCGCAACCGGCGTGCAGGAAGCGATCTATTCGCTTTTGATGATGAACAACGGTTTCATCTGCGAGAGCGCCCATATCACCGAGCTCGATCCGGTCTTTGCCGATATGCCGATCGTGCGCAAACGGATCGACAACGCCAAACTCGGTACGGTCCTGTCGAATTCCTTCGGTTTCGGCGGCACCAACGCGACGCTGGTGTTCAAGCGGCTGGACGCTTGATATCGTCCTGATCGATCGCAGCAGGCTGGCGATTTTACGATTATCCGAAACGGAGTGGGCATGATTATCGAACCGCGCGTGCGAGGCTTTATCTGCACGACGGCGCATCCGGTCGGTTGCCTCCGAAATGTCCGCGACCA comes from the Bradyrhizobium erythrophlei genome and includes:
- the fabB gene encoding beta-ketoacyl-ACP synthase I, whose product is MRRVVITGMGIVSSIGNNTQEVLSSLHEARSGISRAEKYAEMGFRSQVQGAPTLDPAGVIDRRAMRFLAEGAAWNHVAMEQAIQDAGLEPSDVSNIRTGIIMGSGGPSARTIVEAADTTRTKGPKRVGPFAVPKAMSSTASATLATWFKIKGVNYSISSACATSNHCIGNAYETIQIGKQDVIFAGGCEELDWSLSVLFDAMGAMSSKYNDTPSTASRPYDVSRDGFVIAGGAGVVVLEELEHAKARGARIYGEIVGYGATSDGYDMVAPSGEGAERCMRMAMSTVDTKIDYINPHATSTPAGDPPEIEAIRRVFGTGDKCPPISATKALTGHSLGATGVQEAIYSLLMMNNGFICESAHITELDPVFADMPIVRKRIDNAKLGTVLSNSFGFGGTNATLVFKRLDA
- the fabA gene encoding bifunctional 3-hydroxydecanoyl-ACP dehydratase/trans-2-decenoyl-ACP isomerase, yielding MLDRRSGYEYEDLLACARGELFGPGNAQLPLPPMLMFDRITDISETGGEFGKGLIRAELDVKSDLWFFGCHFKNDPVMPGCLGLDAMWQMVGFYLGWVGGEGRGRALGLGELKLAGQVLPNVRKVVYNIDIKRVMRMKLWLGIADGWLSMDDEIIYRAKDLKVGLFKQDAALQQTV
- a CDS encoding SH3 domain-containing protein; this encodes MAVAAARDTAMTTSGLPVPRYVSLKSDHVNVRAGPTKDNDVAWVYTRSGLPVEITAEFENWRRVRDSEGAEGWVYHSLLSGRRTAVITMKNKDDLAALYERADASSAINARLQAGVVAQVKHCAAGWCHVVGNGFDGWIEQQRLWGVYADEKVD
- the irrA gene encoding iron response transcriptional regulator IrrA — its product is MSDNGAALNDEIVGSEPGVTGREPALTGCPWHDVNEMLQAAGLRPTRQRMALGWLLFGKGARHLTAEMLYEEATLAKVPVSLATVYNTLNQLTDAGLLRQVSVDGTKTYFDTNVSAHHHFYLENNHELVDIEDPHLVLQKMPEVPEGYEIARIDMVVRLRKKR
- a CDS encoding LysR family transcriptional regulator is translated as MSDLDLRDLDAFVAIARTRNFRRAALHQDVSVSSLSQRLRGLEERLGVRLFNRTTRSVALTEAGELLLSRIGPAMHAVNGAFDEVRGLRGVPSGRLRINAPPPAIDLVLAPMVAPFLAAFPKVDLEVIGQSSFVDIVAEGYDAGVRYGEHLAQDMIAVALGSPQRYAVVASPDYIARHGRPKHPKDVLEHPCIRVRFGRGTMLDWEFEKAGRAVNVSPPAKLIVNYPGAAYRAARDGFGFWLTFEGYVREDIKAGSLVSVLDDWCAPFPGPFLYYPSRRQIPPALAAFIAFVGEWRKRERKTSAVVPDKRRSP
- a CDS encoding 2-hydroxyacid dehydrogenase, with the translated sequence MSVKKKPLVVVTRKLPDSIETRMRELFDARLNLDDTPLTQDQLIEAVRTADILVPTVTDQINEEVIKQADSKLKLIANFGNGVDNIDVTAAHARGITVTNTPKVLTEDTADMTMALILAVPRRLIEGASVLTDGKNWAGWSPTWMLGHRLGGKRLGIVGMGRIGQAVARRAHAFGLQIHYHNRRPVAPHIAEELGATYWESLDQMLARMDIISVNCPHTPATFHLLSARRLKLIRKDAYIVNTARGEVIDEETLTKLIESGEIAGAGLDVFEHEPAVSPKLVRLAKAGKVTLLPHMGSATIEGRVEMGEKVIINIRTFLDNHKPPDRVLPSML